A window of Pseudomonas guangdongensis contains these coding sequences:
- the nqrE gene encoding NADH:ubiquinone reductase (Na(+)-transporting) subunit E, with product MEHYISLFVKAVFVENMALAFFLGMCTFIAISKKVETAIGLGIAVIVVQAITVPANNLIYAYLLKDGALAWAGLPDVDLSFLGLLSYIGVIAAIVQILEMLLDKYVPSLYNALGVFLPLITVNCAIMGGTLFMVERDYNLSESVVYGFGSGASWALAIMVLAGVREKLKYSDVPAGLQGLGITFITIGLMSLGFMSFSGVQL from the coding sequence ATGGAACATTACATCAGCCTGTTCGTGAAGGCGGTGTTCGTCGAGAACATGGCGCTGGCCTTCTTCCTCGGCATGTGTACCTTCATCGCCATTTCCAAGAAGGTGGAAACCGCCATCGGCCTGGGTATCGCCGTGATCGTGGTGCAGGCGATCACCGTGCCGGCCAACAACCTGATCTACGCCTACCTGCTCAAGGACGGCGCGCTGGCTTGGGCCGGCCTGCCGGACGTGGACCTCAGCTTCCTCGGCCTGCTCAGCTACATCGGCGTGATCGCCGCCATCGTGCAGATCCTCGAGATGCTGCTGGACAAGTACGTGCCCTCGCTCTACAACGCGCTGGGCGTGTTCCTGCCGCTGATCACCGTGAACTGCGCCATCATGGGCGGCACCCTGTTCATGGTCGAGCGTGACTACAACCTCTCCGAGAGCGTGGTCTACGGCTTCGGCTCCGGCGCCTCCTGGGCGCTGGCAATCATGGTGCTGGCCGGCGTGCGCGAGAAGCTCAAGTACAGCGACGTGCCGGCCGGCCTGCAGGGCCTGGGGATCACCTTCATCACCATCGGGCTGATGTCGCTGGGCTTCATGTCCTTCTCCGGCGTGCAGCTCTAA
- a CDS encoding NADH:ubiquinone reductase (Na(+)-transporting) subunit B — protein MGLRAFLDKVEHNFEKGGKYEKWYALYEAVDTFFYRPGSVTRTTAHVRDGIDLKRMMITVWLCTFPAMFFGMWNIGFQANQIFAASPELLAAQDGWRFGLIGALAGFDPGSVWDNFIQGAAYFLPVYLTVFIVGGFWEVLFASIRRHEVNEGFFVTSVLFALILPPSIPLWQAALGISFGVVLGKEVFGGTGKNFLNPALTGRAFLFFAYPAQMSGDAVWTAVDGFSGATALSLAAAGGIENVIGHGITWMDAFLGKIHGSMGETSTLAIMIGGGILLLTRIAAWRIVVGVMLGMVATSSLFNVIGSDTNPLFAMPWYWHLVVGGFAFGMFFMATDPVSASMTNTGKWLFGALIGLMVVLVRVVNPAFPEGMMLAILFANLFSPLIDHFVVQANIKRRLARNV, from the coding sequence ATGGGTTTGCGAGCATTCCTCGACAAGGTCGAGCACAACTTCGAGAAGGGCGGCAAGTACGAGAAGTGGTACGCCCTCTACGAGGCGGTCGACACCTTCTTCTATCGTCCCGGTAGCGTGACCCGCACCACCGCCCACGTGCGCGACGGCATCGACCTCAAGCGCATGATGATCACCGTGTGGCTGTGTACCTTCCCGGCGATGTTCTTCGGCATGTGGAACATCGGCTTCCAGGCCAACCAGATCTTCGCCGCCAGCCCCGAGCTGCTGGCGGCGCAGGACGGCTGGCGTTTCGGCCTGATCGGCGCCCTGGCCGGCTTCGATCCGGGCAGCGTCTGGGACAACTTCATCCAGGGCGCGGCCTACTTCCTGCCGGTCTACCTGACGGTGTTCATCGTCGGCGGCTTCTGGGAGGTGCTGTTCGCTTCGATCCGCCGCCACGAGGTCAACGAGGGCTTCTTCGTCACCTCCGTGCTGTTCGCCCTGATCCTGCCGCCGAGCATCCCGCTGTGGCAGGCGGCGCTGGGCATCAGCTTCGGCGTGGTGCTGGGCAAGGAAGTGTTCGGCGGTACCGGCAAGAACTTCCTCAACCCGGCGCTGACCGGCCGCGCCTTCCTGTTCTTCGCCTACCCGGCGCAGATGTCCGGCGATGCGGTATGGACCGCGGTCGACGGCTTCAGCGGCGCCACCGCACTGAGCCTGGCGGCGGCCGGCGGCATCGAGAACGTGATCGGCCACGGCATCACCTGGATGGACGCCTTCCTCGGCAAGATCCACGGCTCGATGGGCGAGACCAGCACCCTGGCGATCATGATCGGCGGCGGCATCCTGCTGCTGACCCGCATCGCCGCCTGGCGCATCGTCGTCGGCGTGATGCTCGGCATGGTCGCGACCAGCAGCCTGTTCAACGTCATCGGCTCGGACACCAATCCGCTGTTCGCCATGCCCTGGTACTGGCACCTGGTGGTCGGCGGCTTCGCCTTCGGCATGTTCTTCATGGCCACCGATCCGGTGTCCGCCTCGATGACCAACACCGGCAAATGGCTGTTCGGTGCGCTGATCGGCCTGATGGTCGTGCTGGTTCGCGTGGTCAACCCGGCGTTCCCGGAAGGCATGATGCTGGCGATCCTGTTCGCCAACCTGTTCTCGCCGCTGATCGACCACTTCGTCGTTCAGGCCAACATCAAGCGGAGGCTGGCACGCAATGTCTAG
- a CDS encoding Na(+)-translocating NADH-quinone reductase subunit C: MSSQKESTVRTLTVALLVCLVCSVFVAGAAVALKPTQVENRVLDKQRSILAIAGLGEDGMSARQVKALFAERIRARVVDLQTGKFSTAHDAQTFDPLKAAKDPKLSDALPGDQDIASIKRRERFTTVYLVESADGAVETLILPVRGYGLWSTLHGFMAVKGDLNTVAGFGFYQHAETPGLGGEVDNPKWKALWPGKTLFDADGKVAVQIVKGSVDPQSPQATHQVDGLAGATLTSKGVDNLLKFWLGQGGFGSFIANLRAGEA, from the coding sequence ATGTCTAGTCAAAAAGAATCCACCGTCCGTACCCTGACGGTGGCCCTGCTGGTCTGCCTGGTGTGCTCGGTGTTCGTCGCCGGCGCCGCGGTCGCGCTCAAGCCGACCCAGGTGGAAAACCGCGTGCTGGACAAGCAGCGCAGCATCCTGGCGATTGCCGGTCTGGGCGAGGACGGCATGTCCGCCAGGCAGGTCAAGGCGCTGTTCGCCGAGCGCATCCGCGCCCGTGTGGTCGATCTGCAGACCGGCAAGTTCAGCACTGCCCATGACGCACAGACCTTCGATCCGCTCAAGGCCGCCAAGGATCCCAAACTGTCCGACGCCCTGCCGGGCGATCAGGACATCGCCTCGATCAAGCGTCGCGAGCGCTTCACCACCGTCTACCTGGTGGAGAGTGCCGATGGCGCTGTGGAAACCCTGATCCTGCCGGTACGCGGCTACGGCCTGTGGTCGACCCTGCACGGCTTCATGGCGGTCAAGGGCGACCTCAACACCGTGGCCGGCTTCGGCTTCTACCAGCACGCCGAGACCCCGGGTCTGGGCGGCGAGGTGGACAATCCGAAGTGGAAGGCCCTGTGGCCGGGCAAGACCCTGTTCGACGCCGACGGCAAGGTTGCCGTGCAGATCGTCAAGGGCAGCGTCGATCCGCAGAGCCCGCAGGCGACCCACCAGGTCGACGGTCTGGCCGGTGCGACCCTGACCAGCAAAGGCGTCGACAACCTGCTGAAGTTCTGGCTGGGCCAGGGCGGCTTCGGCTCCTTCATTGCTAACCTGCGCGCCGGGGAGGCCTGA
- a CDS encoding NADH:ubiquinone reductase (Na(+)-transporting) subunit D, with protein sequence MIMSQPTIKEVLLNPIFNNNPIGLQILGICSALAVTSNLKTALVMSIALTLVTGFSNLFISMVRSQIPGSIRMIVQMVIIASLVIVVDQVLKAFAYGLSKQLSVFVGLIITNCIVMGRAEAFAMQNPPALSFFDGIGNGLGYSAMLIVLGIVRELFGAGKLLGYEIIPVVNDGGWYQPNGLLLLPPSAFFLIGLIIWGLRTWKKGQVESTVYKMAPHVSKEAY encoded by the coding sequence CTGATCATGTCGCAACCGACTATCAAAGAAGTTCTGCTCAACCCGATCTTCAATAACAACCCCATCGGCCTGCAGATCCTCGGTATCTGCTCGGCGCTGGCGGTGACTTCGAACCTGAAGACCGCGCTGGTGATGTCGATCGCCCTGACCCTGGTGACCGGCTTCTCCAACCTGTTCATCTCGATGGTGCGAAGCCAGATCCCCGGCTCGATCCGCATGATCGTGCAGATGGTGATCATCGCGTCCTTGGTGATCGTGGTCGACCAGGTGCTCAAGGCCTTCGCCTATGGCTTGTCCAAGCAACTGTCGGTGTTCGTCGGCCTGATCATCACCAACTGCATCGTGATGGGCCGCGCCGAAGCCTTCGCCATGCAGAACCCTCCGGCCCTGTCGTTCTTCGACGGTATCGGCAACGGCCTGGGCTACAGCGCCATGCTGATCGTGCTGGGCATCGTCCGCGAGCTGTTCGGCGCCGGCAAGCTGCTGGGCTACGAGATCATCCCGGTGGTCAATGACGGCGGCTGGTACCAGCCCAACGGTCTGCTGCTGCTGCCGCCCTCGGCATTCTTCCTGATCGGCCTGATCATCTGGGGCCTGCGTACCTGGAAGAAAGGCCAGGTCGAGAGCACGGTCTACAAGATGGCTCCGCATGTCTCCAAGGAGGCTTACTGA
- a CDS encoding Na(+)-translocating NADH-quinone reductase subunit A → MIKIKRGLDLPVTGVPAQRIEAGRPVRSVAVVGFDYPGMKPTMQVQVGDRVKLGQPLFSDKKTPGVVFTAPAAGVISAIHRGDKRVLQSVVIDIQGDEQETFASYPVGQLDSLEGAKVRENLQAAGLWTALRTRPFSKVPAVDATPSSIFVTAIDTHPLAADPAVIIAEQAADFENGLKVLARLAKVFLCKAEGVSLPGEGVAGVRAESFAGPHPAGLAGTHIHFLDPVNATKSVWTIGYQDVIAVGKLFTTGQLWTERVVALAGPVVDAPRLVRTRLGANLEELTAGELKAGSNRVISGSVFGGRTARGPLAFLGRYHQQVSCLREGSDREMMHYLRAGVNKHSVLNIFVSKLAAGRLFDFTTTTNGSPRAMVPVGNYEAVMPLDILPTQLLRYLIVGDTEMAQKLGCLELDEEDLALCTYVCAGKYEYGPILRDNLARIEKEG, encoded by the coding sequence ATGATTAAGATCAAACGAGGTCTGGATCTGCCTGTCACCGGCGTACCCGCGCAGCGCATCGAGGCCGGTCGGCCGGTGCGCAGCGTTGCGGTCGTAGGCTTCGATTACCCCGGTATGAAGCCCACGATGCAGGTACAGGTCGGCGACCGCGTCAAGCTTGGGCAGCCCCTGTTCTCCGACAAGAAAACCCCAGGCGTGGTGTTCACCGCCCCGGCGGCGGGCGTGATCAGCGCCATCCATCGCGGCGACAAGCGCGTGCTGCAGTCGGTGGTGATCGACATCCAGGGCGACGAGCAGGAAACCTTCGCCAGCTATCCGGTCGGTCAGTTGGACAGCCTGGAGGGCGCCAAGGTTCGCGAGAACCTGCAGGCCGCCGGTCTGTGGACCGCCCTGCGCACCCGCCCGTTCAGCAAGGTGCCGGCCGTCGACGCCACTCCCAGCTCGATCTTCGTCACCGCCATCGATACCCATCCGCTGGCCGCCGATCCGGCGGTGATCATCGCCGAGCAGGCTGCCGACTTCGAGAACGGCCTGAAGGTGCTGGCACGTCTGGCCAAGGTCTTCCTGTGCAAGGCCGAGGGCGTCAGCCTGCCGGGCGAGGGCGTTGCCGGGGTGCGTGCCGAGAGCTTCGCCGGCCCGCATCCGGCCGGCCTGGCCGGTACCCACATCCACTTCCTCGACCCGGTCAACGCCACCAAGAGCGTGTGGACCATCGGTTATCAGGACGTGATCGCCGTCGGCAAGCTGTTCACCACCGGTCAGCTGTGGACCGAGCGGGTGGTCGCGCTGGCCGGCCCGGTGGTCGACGCTCCGCGTCTGGTGCGTACCCGCTTGGGCGCCAACCTCGAAGAGCTGACCGCCGGCGAACTCAAGGCGGGCAGCAACCGGGTGATCTCCGGTTCGGTGTTCGGCGGTCGCACCGCGCGCGGTCCGCTGGCCTTCCTCGGTCGCTACCATCAGCAGGTGTCCTGCCTGCGCGAGGGCAGCGACCGCGAGATGATGCATTACCTGCGCGCCGGGGTGAACAAGCACTCGGTGCTGAACATCTTCGTCTCCAAGCTGGCCGCGGGGCGTCTGTTCGACTTCACCACCACCACCAACGGCAGCCCGCGCGCCATGGTGCCGGTCGGCAACTACGAGGCGGTGATGCCGCTGGATATCCTGCCGACCCAGCTGCTGCGCTACCTGATCGTCGGCGACACCGAAATGGCCCAGAAGCTCGGCTGCCTGGAACTCGACGAAGAGGACCTGGCGCTGTGCACTTACGTCTGCGCCGGCAAGTACGAGTACGGTCCGATCCTGCGCGACAACCTCGCCCGCATCGAGAAGGAGGGTTAA